The DNA sequence ATCTCGCCGAAGGCGGTCTCGACTCGCAACAGTGCCTCGTCCCACGTCGCCTCGTGCAACTGGCCATCGTCGCCGCGGACGAGCGGCCGGGTGAGCCGGTCCTCGTGGCCGACGACGTCGAAGGCGGCGACGCCTTTGGGACAGACCTCCCCGCGCGTGTTGACAGCGCCATGCCAGCCGACCGCCTTTCCGTTGGTCGGATTGTACTGGATGCCGCAGCCGACGCCGCAGAAGGGACAGACGCTCTCGCGTGGAGTGGGCGGACTCATCTCGGTCGGAGTTCGAGGCGAGGTGACAAAGCCGCTTGCCCGGTTTCGCCGCCGCCGGAGCCGGTCGGATTCCGACGACCAACCGAAACGAGGGCGACGTGCCAGGGAAAGATTCTTTCACGAACGGCTGAAAATATCACTCATGTCCGCAACACCGAACCGGCAGACTCCGAGCTGGCGGCAGCTCCTGTTCGGACTGCTCGCCGTCGGCTGTCTCGTCGCCACGGGCCTGGCTCTCGTTCGGGGCGGGAGTCCCGTCAGGCTCCTGGTGGTGGTCTCGCTGACCGGCTACGCGCTCGTCACGCTCGCGTACTCGTTCGTCGGGCGGGGGGTCTACGCCTCGCGGGTCCTCGCCGTCCCACTTGGCGTCGTCGGCGTCGTCGCACTCCTCCTCGGCGCGCCGACCGACCTGCCCGTGGTTCTCGTCTTGGTCGGTGTCGGAAGTCTCGTCGACCTCCTGTGGGACCCCACCGGCGTCCTCGCCGACGCCGGATGAGAAGCGACGTGGGCCGCGACGTAGCCCTCGTCGGTACTGCTGCTCGGTGCTCGGGTCGGCCGTCGCTTCCGCGAGCCGTACTTTTAGGACGGATTCCCCCCTACGACGGGCATGGACGGCAAGACGGCAGTCGTAACTGGGGGGAGTCGCGGACTCGGGAAAGCCATCGCGGCCGCCTACGCGGCGGCGGGCGCACACGTCGTCATCTGTGGCCGCGAGCAGGCGGATCTCGACGCCGCCGTCGCCGACATCACAGACGTCGCCGGCGACGTGACCGCGGTCCGCGCGGACGTGCGCGATGAGTTCGATGTCGAACGGCTGATGGAGACCGCCGCGAAGGGGACCGACGGCATCGACGTCGTCGTCGCCAACGCGGCCACCATCCACGGCGACCCCGGCGGGATGCCGCTGGCGGACGAATCCTACACCGCCTTCGACGACACGCTCCGGACGAACGTCCGCGGCGTCTACGCGACGGTCCGCGAGGCACTGCCGCATATGGCTCCCGACGGCCGCGTGCTGATCCCCTCCGGCTCCGTCGCCCAGGAAGCCAAGTCCGGGATGGGTTCGTACGCGGTGTCGAAGGCGGCCGCCGAGGCGGTCGCGCGCGGCTTCGCCGTCGACGTCGAGCAGGCCGTCGGCGTCGTCGACCCCGGCCTCGCCGCGACGGAGCTGACAGGTGGCCAGGGTCGGGACCCGGCGGACCTCGCCGGGCTGTACGTCTGGGCCGCGAGCGAGGTCGACGCCGCGGAGTTCGACGGCGGTCGGCTGACCGTCCGCGACTGGAAGAAGGCGACGCGCTGAGCCGTCACTACGGTTCGGTTCTGTGATTCAGGCTGGACGCGAGCGACAGCAACCGCTCGGGAGTCGGAGAACGTCGAAAGAAGCGAGGGGATTACTCGTCGTCGACGAGGACGGCGTTGACCTGGCCGTTCTGGCCGGGGCGGGAGGTCACGCGGGCCTTACCGAGGTCCGTGTCGATGATTGCGCCCTTCGTGATGATGTTCCGGCGGATGTAGTTGATGTTGGCCGGGTTGTCGACGACGTTCTCGATGGTCGCCTGCTTCGTCTCGCCGCCGTCGGCGACCTGCGCGACGTTCGTCGAGAGCGCGCGGGTCTTCGTCTCGGTACCGCGGGAGTCGATGACCTGCATCCGCGGCTCGCCGACGGTCGTCTCAGCCGGCTCGCGGCCGAGCTGGTAGCGCTTCTTGTTCCGGAACGGCTTCAGTCGGCCGCCGGTACGCTTTCGCTTGGAGCGTCCCTGGTCTTTCATACCGGGTAGAACTGCCAGCAACTACTTGAATGAACCGAAACGGGTCCGGACGGTGGCCCTGCCAGCCACGCGAGGCCGTCGCAGGGATGGATTCGCCGACACGTCTCCAGCCTGACACGTCATTCGTTTCCTCGGCTACGGTCGGGCACTTTTCTCGTAACGCGCGCCTTATACCTGAGCGGCGCGTTGACGCAGGTTATGTCAGAACGAACAATCCGGATAAGCGAAGTGACCGAGCAACAGACTCACCCTGAAGAACCGCTCGGTATGACCGTCATCGATGCCGTCAGCCAAGCGACCGGCGTCCCCGTGACCCAGATGGACGTCGAACTGAACGACTACGTTGACCCCGACGCGCTCGACGGACTCTTCGCCGACCGCTTCGATGGCTCGCCACGAGAGGGCGGTCGGGTCGTCTTCTCCATGCTCGGCTGTGAAATCCACGTCCACGGGGACGGCCGCGTCGTCGTCACGCCCGAGTAGATTCCCGCGCGATTCGACGTTCTGTTTAGCAAGGTTTAGTGGACTGCTCGCGTCTCCTCTCTCTAATGAGTCTCGACGTCGCCGTGGCCGTGCCGTTCCGCCAACAGGGCAAGACCCGCCTGGAAGAGGGTGCGTTCGTCGTCGCGCTCTCGCTGGACCGCGACTGGTTCTCGCCCGACCAGGCGAAGCGTCTCATCGACGTCGCGACCGGCCGCGGTCTCGTCGCCCGCGAGGACGGCGAGCTCGTCGCCCAGTTCGACCCGTCAGATATAGAGATTCCCGAAGATTTCGCGCCCGACGCCTCTATCATCCGTGAGCAGTCGACCTTCGAGATGGTGCTCGACGCGCTCGTCGCGGCGGGCCACGAGAAACAGACGGTCGTCGCGACGGCAAACGAGAGCCAGCGCGAACTCGGCGTGACACTGGAGACGGCGGCGATTCTCTACGCCCACAAGAACGGCGTCGACGTCGGCGACGCGGTCCGGAAGGCCCGCGACGAACTCGTCGGAGCCTGAGTCGGTCTCACCGTCCGTCGCCGCTCACGCGGGCCGGAACGCCCGGAGCGTGTCGCGGTCGGCGGACACCGACTCGATCTCGGCCCATCCGAGTTCGGTGAAGACCGCGTTCCAGTCGCGGTAGTAGAGCGGGAACTCGTCGTTGACGTAGTTGACCGCCTCGTCCGAAGCGTCGCCGACGCCGTCCGCAGCCACGTTCTCCTCGTCTTCCGTCCCTGACTCGTTCTCGACGGTGACGACGAGGTCGTCGGCGATCCGCGTCAGTTCTCCGAAGACCTCGTCGTGGTCGGGATGGATGTGTTGGAGCGTCTCGACCGAGTAGACGGCGTCGAAACGGTCGTCGTCGAACCGCTCGACGACTGACTCGATGGCGTCGACGTAGAACGTCCCCGTCTCGGCGAGGTCCGGATACGCCTCGGCCATCACGTCGAAGGACTCCTCGTTGATGTCGACGCCGTGGAGGTCGTCGTAGCCGTTGTCGGCGAGATGTGCGAGATGACGTCCCGCGCTACAGCCGAGTTCGAGCACGGACGCGTCCGTCCCGACCTCGCGGTCGAGCACGGTCCGAATCCGCTCGCTCGTCTCGTCTGGCCCACGGTAGGCGTAGTACTCCGGCGAGAACTCTCCGGACCGCTCTGCCCACTCGCGACGGACGTCGTTAGAATCCACATTCGCACCTGCCCGCGCAGTCGGATAAGTCCTCGTAGTAGCCGCCGTCGGCGGCTTCGACTGTCGGGAACTGTGGATACCGCACATAAATCACCGAGGTGGCTGCGAACCGGTCAGCGAATGAGGCGAGAACCGACGGGATAGAACCAAATGTCTATTTTATACCCCGTTCCAATAACGTTTGTCTAAAAATCGGCCCCTGTGGTACCACGACTCTCACAAGTCTTAAAGTGGTGCCTCTGTTGTGTTCAGTTGCAATGGCGAAAGGAAACGTTGATTTCTTCAACGACACAGGCGGCTACGGTTTCATCTCGACGGACGATGCGGACGACGACGTGTTCTTCCACATGGAAGACATCAGCGGTCCGGACCTCGAAGAAGGTCAGGAAGTCGAATTCGAAATCGAGCAGGCCCCGAAGGGCCCGCGCGCGAAGAACCTGACCCGACTTTAAACTAGTTTAGTACGCCGTTCACGCGGCTCAACGACCCCACAACATTCTCAGCAGACTCACACCGGAGAGCGGCGCGGCCGTCACATCTACCGACCCGCACCGACGAGCGACGCCGAAACCCCAAGTCGAACACCCTAACTCCCCGCCCCGACAACGACGGGTATGGTGCAGGACCGCCTCCGCGACGGGAAACGCGTCGCACAGCTTCTCTCCTCGGAGATCACCGGCAACAGCGGCAGGCTCGGTCCGCTGTCGGTCGTCGACGCCGACGCGGACGTCGAACCGACGGCGGACGGGGCACTCGCGTACGCCGTCGCTGACGACGCGACAAACGAGCGAATCGCCGAGGTCTACGTCCAGGACGACCGCGCCCGCGTCGAGTTCCTCGTCGACGTCGACGTCGCTGCCGAGAGTGGGGAGAAACAGGACCTCCGCGTGCGGCCGAAGGCGACCCAGCCCCCGCGGACGTTGGTGTTCGTCGAGGACGGCGCGCAGGTGAAGTGGATTCTCCCGGTCTTCGAGGTCGTGTTGGCATCGACGGCCGAGGAGTAGGCTTTTTGTTCGCGGTCCGCGGTTGCTGACGTATGGCCCCCACTATCGACCTCTCCACCCTCCTCGACAACGCTGTCGTCACGCTCGCCGTCGTCCTCGTCTTGACGGTACTCGTCTTCGCCGGCTTCGGCTTCGGATCGCTCGTCGGTGGGCTCGTCACGCTCGTCTACTTCGCCCTCATGGCGTTCGTCCTCTGGCTGCTGTGGCGACTCGTGCAGGCCGTCGAACGCATCGCCGACGCGACCGAAGACCTCGCCGACGAGTCGACGTTCGAGGCGGACGACGACTAATTAGTCTCGCCGCCGCCGACTGACTCCCATCCCCACCCTTTTAGCCGCCGCGCCACCCTCACCCGGTAATGACCCTCGACCCCGTCCACGTCGACAGCATCGCGCGACTGGCCAGTGCCATCGCCGGGAGCGTGGACGACAGCGACCACGACGGTCTCGCCGAGGCGGTCTGGGCCGACTGGCTCGACCCGCTGCACCACAGCGGCCGCAAAGTGATCGAACCGCTCGGCGAACAACAGTTGCAAGCGGCCGCCATCGACGACGTCGCGCTCGCCGACACGCCCTTCCCGACCGTCCACGGTCTCGACTCGGGGACCATCAACCCGACGACGTTCAAGAACGGGCTCGTGCTCGACCTCGCGCACGCCGCGATGGCGTCGGTGCCGACGGACCTCGACCTCCACCGCTCGCGTAGCATCGTCGCGACGGTCCACAGCAACGACGCCACGGACCACTTCCCCGAAGACTGGATGCACGACGACCGCGGCTACAGCCGTCGGCGCATCCTCCACGCCCCCCGCGTCTCGCGGTTCGCCGAGGGCGTCGTCCACGCGCTCTCGCTCTATCTCGCCGAGAGCGACCACGCGCTCGTCCACGCCAACACCGTCGAGGACCTCCTCTTGCTCGACGGGCCGCTGTACCCCAAGGAACTCCTGAACTGGCAGGATCGTGACGCCGAGTTAGGGGAACTCGCCCGCGAGGCCAAACCTCGGAGCATCGTCGAGAACTACATCCGGCTCGTCGAGACGTTCGTCGAGAAGGACGTGCCGCTGGCGGGCTTCATCAAGAACCCCTCGGCGAAGCTGATTACACGAACTGTCCGCGAGAAGGGCGTCGACGCGCCGTGGGTCGACGACACCGCCCTCTTCACTCGTCTCCTCGAACGCCGCGAGGACGGCGAGCGGCTGACCGAGGACCTGACGTTCACCTCGTGGTTCGTCTCCCGCGGCGGCTCGGACCGCACGCTCGCCGCCGACGGCGACGCCTTAGGTGTCGAGCGGAAACTCGACCCCGAACTGTACGAGGTGACGTTCTTCCTCGTCTACGAGCCGCGACGCGACCTGCTCTACCGCGTCGAGGCACCCTACGCGTTCACGAGAGACGAGGAGATGCGAACGGCGCTGACGACGCAGATTCTCTCGGACGTCGCAATCGCCCGCGGGCCGCCGGAGGCCATCGACAAGGCCGACGAACTCGCCCGTATCGGTGCAGGCGAGAAGGCCGCGCTGCGGCGGAAGCTCGAAGAGCAGTTCGACACGGAGTTCGTCAAGACCTACAACGACGTGCGCTGGGGAGAAGAGTACTAGCTACGCCTCGCCGGGCTGCTGTTTCACGACCTCGATCTCGACGTCCGCCTCGGCAATGCCGACGCGGGCGAACTGCGTCCGGATGTGTTCTTTCGCGGCCGCCAATGCCTGCTCGCGCGTCTCGAAGCCGCGGGGCATCGGCGTATCGAAAGCGACGTTGATGTCGCGACCGTCGATTGTCGTCGCCGACCCGCCGCTCTCGACCTCGTAGAACTCGTCGCAGACCCAGACGTAGGGCGCGTCCTCGTCGGGCGCGCCCTTGTACGACGGCGCTTCCTCACCGCGCTCGAAGACCGTCCCAGTGAGCGCCGTGCCGCCGGCGTGACCGCGAACTAATAGCATACCCCGTCCTAAGGGGGCCGCCGTTAAAAGACGTGTGCGGGATGCCGGACCATAGACAGGAGGGAAAGGCCCTTGCCGAGTGCCGCCGTGGGCCTCGGTATGACTCTGGAGGACTTCACCGAATTCTCCGCTGACGACGGCGACGAGGCCGACGACAGCGGGGGTGGCCCGGCCGCCGAGGCTGCCGACGAGGCTGTTGTCGACGACGCCGACCCGGCGGCCGACGGGGGCGACGGCGACACCGAGACGGCGGCGACCGAGACGGAGACGGGCAGTAGCTTCGAGCGGTTCGCGGCCGAGGCGGCGGGCGCGGACCGCGGCATCGGCACTATCTCCGTCTCGCAGGGGCTCCGCGTCGCCGAGGACGGCGACGACACCGAGCTGCGGGCGTTCGTCACCACGGGCAACCGCGAGACCGTCCGGCTCGGCAAGTATCTGCTCGTCCCCTATCCGGACAACGAGACGCTCTTCTGTCGCATCACCTCCCTCGAATACGCCCAGGAGTTCCAAACCGACGACGCCACCGAGATTCACGCCCGTCGTGCCATGCGGCAGGACGACTTCGAGGAACGCGACTACAAGTTCATGGCCTCGCTCGAACCCGTCGCCGTGCTCTACCGCGAGGGCGGTGAGCTGAAACGCCGGATGACCGACCGCGTGCCCAAACCCGGCTCGGTCATCGCGGAGGCGACCGACAGCGAGCAGATCAAAACAGGACTCAAAATTCCGGAAGACGGCGTCTTCCTCGGGCATCTCTCCGTCGGCGGCGAGAAGGTCCGGACGGCGGCCGAACCGCCGACTATCGACTACCGGCTGAAGGACGACTACCGCGACGGCGACCCGCTCGTCTTTCGGCACACCCTCGTCGCCGGCGGGACGGGGTCGGGCAAGACCCACGGCTCGAAGAACATCCTCCGGCAGTATCTCACCGAGGAGCGGACCTACGCGATGGACGACGGCCGCGAGGTCCAAACTGCGGTCGTGCAGTTCGACCCGCAGGACGAGTACGCCCAGATGCACGACGACAACCCCGACCTCGACGCCGACTTCGCCCGGAAACTCGACCGCGAGGGCGTCGCCTACGGCGGCCACTCCGACACCGTCGCGCTCGTGCCCGAGGTCGACAAGTCGACGTATCCCGGCACGGGCCACCGCGCCGAGCAGGTGTCGTTCACCATCCCCTTCTCGATGGTCCGCCAGCGGCCGTGGCTCGTCGCCGGCGCGAGTCTCAACGACAACCAGTACAACGCGCTGACGCTCCTGCTCGACCGCTTCTTCCGCGACTACGGCAACTCGGGGACCTACCGGCAGTTCGTCAACTTCCTAGACGACCCGGCACTGCGCGAGGAGTACGACGAGTCCGGCCGCATCCACGAGGCGACCTTCGACGCCGTGATGCGGAAGACCCGCACCAAGGCCGCGAACCAGGTCTTCGACCAGGACGCCCGGCCCATTACGGAACTCGTCCACGACCTCGTCCGGCCCGGCGGCCTGTCGGTGGTCCCGACCTACCACATCAACAACTCTCGCGCGACCGAAATCGTCGTGCTCGCGGTGTCGAGTCTCCTCATCGACGAGAAGCTCTCGAACAGCCCCGCCCACGACCGCATCAAGGAGACGCCGCTCGTCGTCGGCATGGACGAGGCGCACAACTTCCTCACCGACGCCGACAGTGTACAGGCCCGCAAGGTCATCTCGAAGTTCACCGAAGCCGCCAAACAGGGCCGCAAGGAGCGACTCGGTCTGTTCCTCATCACGCAGGACCCCCAGGACATCGCCGAACCCGTCTTCAAGCAGGTAAACACGAAAATCATCCTCAACCTCGGCGACGAGGACGCGATCAAATCGGTCAACATCCCCCAGAAGCTCGCGAACAAGGTGCCCTACATGGAGAAAGGCCAGATGGTCGTGTACTCGCCGGACAACTCCGAGCCGGTGGAGTTGATCGGGCTGTCGAAGTGTTTGACTCGGCACGGCGAGTGAAGTCTCCGCGGCACTCGTCGCCGCGGAACGGTGAACCAGCCGTGACGATGTCTCACCCGACACGGCGAGTGAGACGCCGTGGCCCTCGTGGCCACGGCAATCGAGCCAGCCGTGGCGGTGTTCGACCAAACACGGCGAGTGAGCAGTCACGGCGAGTAAACCTCTCGCGACTTGCTTCGCGTGTCGTGGCAGTGGTGACGTCGCCACGACGGTGCAGAAATCCCCCGCGACCTGCCCCGGACCACACCACTATCACCGGCCCGTGCGAACGCGGCCCAATGCGAGCCGCAGCCTTCACCGACCTCGTCGGCCCGGACGGTGTGAGCGTCATCGAGCAGCCCGACCCCGAACCCGGTCCGGGCGAAGCGGTCGTCGACGTCGACGCCTGTGCCATCAACCGTCACGACCTCTGGATACTGGAGGGCGACTCCGCGATGGTCGACGCCGCGGACCTGCCGTTCGTCACCGGACTCGACGTCGCGGGCGTCGTCCGCTCGGTCGGCGAGGGTGCGAGCGTCGAGCCGGGTGACCGGGTCGTCCTCTGTCCGAACGAGACCTGTGGCGTCTGTCAGTTCTGCCGCGAGGGACCCGAGAACCTGTGTGAGGAGTTCTCGCTGTACCACGGCGGGCTGGCCGAGCAGGCACTCGTCGCCGCCGACCGACTGGTCGCGTTGCCCGACGGGGTCGATACGACGACGGCGGCCGCGCTGCCGACGGCGTACATGACCGCCTTCCATATGCTCCGGCGCGCCGATGTTGGCCCGGGCGACCTCGTGTTCGTCCCCGGCGCGACCGGCGGCGTCGGCGTCGCGAGCGTCCAGTTGGCCGACGCGATGGGCGCGCGGACGGTCGGCACGTCGTCGTCCGCGACGAAACTCGCCCGTGTCGAGGAGCTGGGGCTGGACCACGCGCTCGACGTCACCGACCCCGACGCGATGCGCGCGGCCGTCGCCGACGTGGGCGAGCCGGACGCCGTGCTCAACCATCTCGGTGGGCCGTACACCGCGGTCGGTCTCGACGTGCTGCGTCGCGGCGGTCGGATGGTCGTCTGCGGCCGGACTGCTGGCGGCAGCTCCGAGATCGACATCCCCGACCTGTTTCTCGGCCACAAGCGCGTCGAGGGGAGTACGATGGGCACGCAGCGCGACCTCGAACGGCTGGTCGGCCTCGTCGCCGACGGCGGCCTCTCGCCCGAGATCGACGCGACGTATCCGCTCGACGAGACGGGGGCGGCCTTCGCGGCGATGCAGGAGCGCGAGGGCGTCGGCAAGCTCGTCGTGACGGCCGACGGCTGAACGCCAGGGCGTGTGGCCGCGGCTCTGAGCCGCCAGCCCTGCGGCGCCACCGGATTTTAGTCGGGTTCACGCGTACTGACAGCTATGCCCAAACACGTGCTCGTGCCGGTCGACGGCTCTCCCCAGTCGAGTAAGGCCGTCGAGTTCGCGGTCGGCGAGTGGCCGGACGCCGAACTGACGCTCCTGAACGTCATCAACCCCGTCGACGCGGGCTACAGTCCGACGGCTGGCGTCCCGAGCGGGGCCGAGGAGTGGTTCGAGGAGGCGAAAGCGAACGCCGAACGGGTGCTGGCCGCGGCGACGCCGACGGCGGCGGCGACGGTCCACACCCGGACCGAGGTCGGCCGACCCTCTCAGACCATCGTCGAGGTCGCCGAGGAGGGCGACATCGACCACGTCGTGATGGGCAGTCACGGCCGGAAGGGCGTCTCGCGTATCCTGCTCGGCAGCGTGGCCGAGGCAGTCATCCGTAACTCGACGGTCCCGGTGACGGTCGTCCGCTGAGGGATGTTGAGGGG is a window from the Halogranum gelatinilyticum genome containing:
- a CDS encoding class I SAM-dependent methyltransferase; translated protein: MDSNDVRREWAERSGEFSPEYYAYRGPDETSERIRTVLDREVGTDASVLELGCSAGRHLAHLADNGYDDLHGVDINEESFDVMAEAYPDLAETGTFYVDAIESVVERFDDDRFDAVYSVETLQHIHPDHDEVFGELTRIADDLVVTVENESGTEDEENVAADGVGDASDEAVNYVNDEFPLYYRDWNAVFTELGWAEIESVSADRDTLRAFRPA
- a CDS encoding SDR family NAD(P)-dependent oxidoreductase yields the protein MDGKTAVVTGGSRGLGKAIAAAYAAAGAHVVICGREQADLDAAVADITDVAGDVTAVRADVRDEFDVERLMETAAKGTDGIDVVVANAATIHGDPGGMPLADESYTAFDDTLRTNVRGVYATVREALPHMAPDGRVLIPSGSVAQEAKSGMGSYAVSKAAAEAVARGFAVDVEQAVGVVDPGLAATELTGGQGRDPADLAGLYVWAASEVDAAEFDGGRLTVRDWKKATR
- a CDS encoding DNA double-strand break repair nuclease NurA — encoded protein: MTLDPVHVDSIARLASAIAGSVDDSDHDGLAEAVWADWLDPLHHSGRKVIEPLGEQQLQAAAIDDVALADTPFPTVHGLDSGTINPTTFKNGLVLDLAHAAMASVPTDLDLHRSRSIVATVHSNDATDHFPEDWMHDDRGYSRRRILHAPRVSRFAEGVVHALSLYLAESDHALVHANTVEDLLLLDGPLYPKELLNWQDRDAELGELAREAKPRSIVENYIRLVETFVEKDVPLAGFIKNPSAKLITRTVREKGVDAPWVDDTALFTRLLERREDGERLTEDLTFTSWFVSRGGSDRTLAADGDALGVERKLDPELYEVTFFLVYEPRRDLLYRVEAPYAFTRDEEMRTALTTQILSDVAIARGPPEAIDKADELARIGAGEKAALRRKLEEQFDTEFVKTYNDVRWGEEY
- a CDS encoding alcohol dehydrogenase catalytic domain-containing protein — translated: MRAAAFTDLVGPDGVSVIEQPDPEPGPGEAVVDVDACAINRHDLWILEGDSAMVDAADLPFVTGLDVAGVVRSVGEGASVEPGDRVVLCPNETCGVCQFCREGPENLCEEFSLYHGGLAEQALVAADRLVALPDGVDTTTAAALPTAYMTAFHMLRRADVGPGDLVFVPGATGGVGVASVQLADAMGARTVGTSSSATKLARVEELGLDHALDVTDPDAMRAAVADVGEPDAVLNHLGGPYTAVGLDVLRRGGRMVVCGRTAGGSSEIDIPDLFLGHKRVEGSTMGTQRDLERLVGLVADGGLSPEIDATYPLDETGAAFAAMQEREGVGKLVVTADG
- a CDS encoding DUF2240 family protein gives rise to the protein MSLDVAVAVPFRQQGKTRLEEGAFVVALSLDRDWFSPDQAKRLIDVATGRGLVAREDGELVAQFDPSDIEIPEDFAPDASIIREQSTFEMVLDALVAAGHEKQTVVATANESQRELGVTLETAAILYAHKNGVDVGDAVRKARDELVGA
- a CDS encoding cold-shock protein translates to MAKGNVDFFNDTGGYGFISTDDADDDVFFHMEDISGPDLEEGQEVEFEIEQAPKGPRAKNLTRL
- a CDS encoding HalOD1 output domain-containing protein, which translates into the protein MSERTIRISEVTEQQTHPEEPLGMTVIDAVSQATGVPVTQMDVELNDYVDPDALDGLFADRFDGSPREGGRVVFSMLGCEIHVHGDGRVVVTPE
- a CDS encoding 30S ribosomal protein S8e encodes the protein MKDQGRSKRKRTGGRLKPFRNKKRYQLGREPAETTVGEPRMQVIDSRGTETKTRALSTNVAQVADGGETKQATIENVVDNPANINYIRRNIITKGAIIDTDLGKARVTSRPGQNGQVNAVLVDDE
- a CDS encoding DUF7113 family protein → MLLVRGHAGGTALTGTVFERGEEAPSYKGAPDEDAPYVWVCDEFYEVESGGSATTIDGRDINVAFDTPMPRGFETREQALAAAKEHIRTQFARVGIAEADVEIEVVKQQPGEA
- a CDS encoding ATP-binding protein — its product is MTLEDFTEFSADDGDEADDSGGGPAAEAADEAVVDDADPAADGGDGDTETAATETETGSSFERFAAEAAGADRGIGTISVSQGLRVAEDGDDTELRAFVTTGNRETVRLGKYLLVPYPDNETLFCRITSLEYAQEFQTDDATEIHARRAMRQDDFEERDYKFMASLEPVAVLYREGGELKRRMTDRVPKPGSVIAEATDSEQIKTGLKIPEDGVFLGHLSVGGEKVRTAAEPPTIDYRLKDDYRDGDPLVFRHTLVAGGTGSGKTHGSKNILRQYLTEERTYAMDDGREVQTAVVQFDPQDEYAQMHDDNPDLDADFARKLDREGVAYGGHSDTVALVPEVDKSTYPGTGHRAEQVSFTIPFSMVRQRPWLVAGASLNDNQYNALTLLLDRFFRDYGNSGTYRQFVNFLDDPALREEYDESGRIHEATFDAVMRKTRTKAANQVFDQDARPITELVHDLVRPGGLSVVPTYHINNSRATEIVVLAVSSLLIDEKLSNSPAHDRIKETPLVVGMDEAHNFLTDADSVQARKVISKFTEAAKQGRKERLGLFLITQDPQDIAEPVFKQVNTKIILNLGDEDAIKSVNIPQKLANKVPYMEKGQMVVYSPDNSEPVELIGLSKCLTRHGE
- a CDS encoding universal stress protein, which translates into the protein MPKHVLVPVDGSPQSSKAVEFAVGEWPDAELTLLNVINPVDAGYSPTAGVPSGAEEWFEEAKANAERVLAAATPTAAATVHTRTEVGRPSQTIVEVAEEGDIDHVVMGSHGRKGVSRILLGSVAEAVIRNSTVPVTVVR